The window CCAGGCTTTTGCGCAGCAGGGCCAGGGTATCTTCGGCGCGCTTGGCGCTGGCGGCGTCGACCATGATCAGATCGTTGACGGTGTCGATCCACATAAAGGTTTGGTTGAAGCGGCTGAAGGCGCGCGGCAACAGGCTGTGCAGCACTTCGTCCTTCAACGCGTCCTTCTCGGTTTTCTTCAGCTTGCGGTGCTGCTCGCCTTCCAGGCGTTCGATCTTGGCCTGCAGTTCCTGCTTGATCACCGGCGACGGCAGGATTTTTTCTTCCTTGCGCGCGCAGATGACGATCTGGCCGTTGACTGAATGCGTCAATGCATCGCTGTGCGAGCCCATCGGGGAGACCCAGCCGGTTTTCGCCATGTCCTGGCTGCCGCACGGGGTGAAGGCAAACGCGCTGAGCTGTTTTTCCATTTCATCCGCATTTAGCGCCACTTCGCGGCTCAAACGGTAAACCATCAAATTCTTAAACCACAGCATAATGTTATCCCTGGCTGGGCGTGCGTTTGGCACGCTGATTCGTCAAAAGCAGGGCGGCATGATAACGAATTGACGACGAAAAATCGCCTCATTCCCTCCTAATTGCGTCGTCCGATGCGTTTCGCCGGCGCGCCCGTTGCAGCGCCAACGCCAGCTGCCGCTGGCTGAACGGCTTGCGCAGCAGTTCGATGTCCGCCAGCTCGCCGGCGTCATGCTGGCGCAGGTCCTGGCCGCTGATCAGCAGCGTGGTCAACTGCGGATTAAGCGCCCGCGCCCGGGCGATCGTCTGCGCGCCGTTCAGCTCGCCGGGCAGCATCAGGTCGCTGATCATCAGCCTGATGTCCGGCGTCTGGGCCAGCAGCGCCAGCGCCTCGCGGCCGTCGGCGCAGTCGAGCGTCAGGTAACCGAGCTGATGCAGGTGCTCGCACAGCGTCTGGCGCACGTCGTTTTCATCCTCCAGCACCAGCACCAGATGATCGGCGCTGTCGCGGTCTTCGGGCTGGACGGCAACGGCTTCGGCCGCTCTTGGCGTTGGCGCGCGCGGCAGCTGCAGGCGAACCAGCGTTCCTTCGCCCGGCCGGCTTTCAATTTGCACCCGCCCGCCGGACTGGCGCACGAAGCCGTAGACCATCGACAGGCCCAGACCGCTGCCGCTGCCCACCGCCTTGGTGGTGAAGAAGGGTTCGAACGCCTGCACCTTGACCTCTTCCGACATACCGCTGCCGCTGTCGATCACCTCCAGCGCTACCATGTCCTGCTTTTTGCCGTCGCTGCGCACCACCCGTTGGTTATAGATACGGATTTTCACCACGCCGCTGCGGCCTTCCATCGCATCGCGGGCGTTGACCACCAGGTTGATCAGCGCGTTTTCCAACTGGTTGGCGTCGATCCACGCCAGCCAGCCGGGCTGCTGCGCCTCGATGTTCAACGACAACGTCGGCGGCAGCGAATGGCTCAGCAGTTCCTGCAGATTTTCCACCAAGGCGCGCAGCACCACGGCCTGCGGATGCAGCGCCTGTTTACGTGAGAACGCCAGCAGCCGCTGCGTGAGCTGCGCGCCGCGCTCGGCGGCCTTCAGCGCCCGGGCGATGCGCTGCCCGGTTTGGGCATCCTGGGATTGCCCGGCGGTGAGCTCCAGGCTGCCGATGATCACCGCCAGCAGGTTGTTGAAATCGTGCGCCAGCCCGCCGGTCAACTGACCGACCGCCTTCATCTTTTGGCTGTGCAGCAACGCCTCTTCCAGCGCCTTGCGCTCGGTGCGCTCAAGCACCACGTTGACCACCCCGCGGTTGGGCACCGGGCTGAAACGCAGTTCGACGGTGCGTCCGTCGCTCAGGCGCAGCTCCTGCGGCTGCGGCAGTTCGCTGGTCAGGTTGGCCAGCACCGCTTCCCAGCGCTGGCCCGGCGGCGGCGTCACGTGCTGCAGCAGTTCGCGATAGTGCTGGCCGCGGTGCAACTGGTGTTCACGCAGCCCCAGCAGCAGCGGGTACTGCGGGTTCCACACCACCAGCTGGCCGGCGTTGTCGAACAGTGCAAAACCGTCGCGCATCGCCAGAAAGGTAGTTTCCAACTGGGTGCTTTTCTCTTTCAGCAGGCGGGAGGTTTGCTCCAGCGAGGCGGTGTTGCGTGCAAACACGTTGAACGCCCGCGCCAATTCCCCCAACTCATCGCGGCGCTGCAGCGCCGGCACGCCGACGTCGCGTTCACCGCGCGCCAGCCGCGTCATGGCGTTGGCGATCGCCGTCAGGTTGGAGCCGAGGTTGCGGTAGATATACAGCCCGGCGAAGCCGGTTATCACCAGGGCCAGCAGGGCGAACAGGGCGATAAAAATGCTGATGGAGCTGAGCTCGCGGTGCGTCTGGTGGGTGCGAAGATCCGATTCGCCGGCCACCTTTTGCACATAGAGGTTGATGTCGTCGTTGAGCATCGCGACCAGCGCCTTGATGTGGTAGGTGTAATAGGCCAGCGCCAGGTCGCTCTGTTCCAGTTCGAGGGTTTCGGGCAGCAGGCGCTGCTGGCTGTTGCGGAATTGCCGCATTTTGTCATTCACCAGCCCATCCGGGCTGTGCGGCGGCCAGTAGGCCATCACGCTGTCGAGCTGTTGCGCGGCGGCCTTGGGGGTTGGCGTCTGGATGGCGACCGACAACAGCCGGTCGATCTGGCTCAGCAACGCCTGCGGCGGCTGGCCCGGATGGCCGTGCTGATTCATGCTGGCGATATGGCGCAGCGTGCTTTGGCTCTGATACAGCCCGCTGAGCAGGATATTGCGCTGCAGGTGGCGCGCATGGCCGAGCTCCAGCATGCGGGTGACGCTGCTCTCCAGCGCGTTGCTGCGGCTGATGATGCGGCGGACCAGCTCCGGCTCGCTGCGCGCCAGCGGGGCGTCCGCCAGCCGCGAGAGCGACGCCTGCAGCGCCAGTTGGGTTTGCTTGAGCCGGGCGGATTCACTTTGGTATTCCAGCGCGCCAACCACCTGCGACAGCCGAATGGCGGCGGTCGCCACGTTGGAGGTATCGCGGCTCAGGGCCATGCTGCCGTTCATTTCTTTCAGCGTTTGCGCCTGCACCTGTTCCTGCAGCTTGCCCGCATGGTTAAAGCCGACGATCGCCACGCCGCTGACCATCAGCGTCACCGCCACCACCAGCAGGTTGAACATCAGCAGGCGCCCGCGCGCACCGGCAAGGAAAGGCAGTCTGCGCATGGTATTCCCCCGTAACCGACTGTTCGCAGTATAAATCCGCGCTTCATTAACAATATGACAAAGATGAATGGATGCTGACATTTTGCATTTATTTGCCCGTGGTTAACTGCGCTTACTCCAAACCGCAACCCGAGGGATGACGATGAGCGCGACCCCGATTCTGGAAATGCACGGCATCGCCAAGCGTTTTGGGCAGTTTTATGCCCTGAAAGGCGTCGACTTGACGGTGTATCGCGGTGAGATCCACGCGCTGATGGGGGAAAACGGCGCGGGCAAAAGCACCTTAATGAAAATCTTGGCCGGCGCCTATATCGCCAGCAGCGGGGAAATTTTTATCGACGGGCAGCCGTTCGCCATCAAAGGGCCAAAAGACGCCCTGGCGGCCGGCATCACGCTGATTTACCAGGAAATGAATCTGGCGCCTAACCTGACGGTGGCGGAGAACATCTTCCTGGGCAGCGAGATCCAGCGCGGCGGCCTGGTGCAACGCCGGCAGATGTTGCTGGAAGCGCAGAAGGTTGTCGATCGGTTGGGCGCGCAGTTCAGCGCCGGCGATCGGGTGATGAAGCTGACCATCGCCGAGCAGCAGCAGGTGGAAATTGCCCGCGCGCTGCACCGCAACAGCCGCATTTTAGTGATGGACGAGCCCACGGCGGCGCTCTCTTCACGCGAGACGCAGCGCCTGTTCGCGCTGATCAAACGGCTGCGCGACGAGGGCATGGCGATCATTTACATCAGCCACCGCATGGCCGAAGTGTACGAACTGTCGGATCGCGTCAGCGTGCTGCGCGACGGCCAGTACGTCGGCAGCCTGATGCGTGACCGGCTTTCCGCCAGTGAACTGGTGCGCATGATGGTGGGGCGGCCGCTGAGCGACCTGTTCAATAAGGAGCAGGGCATGGCGGTGGGCGAACCCCGCTTGACGCTGCACGGCCTGACCGACGGCAAGAAGATCGGGCCGATCGACCTGCAGGTACGCGCCGGCGAGATTGTCGGCCTGTCCGGGCTGGTGGGCGCCGGGCGTTCCGAGCTGGCGCAGCTGATTTTCGGCGTGCGCAAATCCACCGGCGGAACGGTGGAGATCGACGGCAAACCGGCCAATATCCAGTCGCCGCGCGATGCCATCGCTCTCGGCATCGGATTTTTGACCGAAAACCGCAAGGAACAGGGGCTGTTCCTCGACCTGGCGGCGCATGAAAACATCGTGATGGCGACGCTGGAGCGCGATGGCCGCTACGGCCTGCTCAACCGGCGCAAGGCGCAGAGCATTTCGCGCGATGCCATCGAGCTGCTGAATATCCGCGTGCCGCACGCTCAGGTGCGCGCCGGCGGGCTGTCCGGCGGCAACCAGCAAAAGCTGCTGATCTCCCGCTGGGTCGCGATCGGCCCGCGCATTCTGATCCTCGATGAGCCGACGCGCGGCGTCGACGTCGGCGCCAAGAGCGAAATCTACCGCATCATGAGCCAGATGGCGCAGCAGGGCGTGGCGATCCTGATGATTTCCAGCGAACTGCCGGAGGTGGTGGGGATGAGCGACCGGGTGTATGTGATGCACGAGGGCAACATCGCCGGCCAGCTGAGCGGCGCGGATATCACCCAGGAAAACATCATGACGCTGGCCACCGGCGCCGAAGAGAATGCTGCCAATGAATAATTCCATCCCTACGCTCAAGGAGCCTGCCATGACTTCCAACCCGCTGCCGCCAGGCGCCAAATCCCCGACGCTGAAGCGGGCGCTGCTGGGCGATATGATGCAAACCGTCGGCATCTTGCCGATATTGATCCTGATCGTCGCGGTTTTCGGCTTCGTCGCCCCCAACTTTTTTACCGACGCCAATCTGCTGAATATCGCGCGGCAGGCGTCTATCAACATCGTGCTGGCGGCGGGCATGACCTTCATCATCCTGACCGGCGGCATCGATCTGTCGGTAGGCTCGATGCTGGGCACCACCGCAGTGGTGGCGATGGCGGTCTCGCTGATGCCGGGCATGGCCGGGCTGTCTATCCCGCTGGCGCTGTTGGCGGGCCTGGGCATGGGGCTGTTCAACGGCATCCTGGTAGCCTATGCCGGGCTGCCGCCGTTTATCGTCACCCTGGGCACCTATACCGCGCTGCGCGGCGCCGCCTATCTGCTGGCGGACGGCACTACCATCATCAACTCCAACATCAGTTTCGAATGGATCGGCAACGCCTATCTGGGGCCGATCCCCTGGCTGGTGATCATTGCCTTTGCGGTGATCGCGCTGTGCTGGTTCATCCTGCGCCGCACCACGCTGGGCGTGCACATCTACGCGGTGGGCGGCAACATGCAGGCGGCGCGTCTGACCGGCATCAAGGTAGGTGCGGTGCTGCTGTTCGTTTACGGCATGAGCGGCCTGCTGTCCGGCCTTGGCGGGGTGATGAGCGCCTCGCGGCTGTACAGCGCCAACGGCAACCTCGGTATGGGCTATGAGCTGGACGCCATCGCCGCGGTGATCCTTGGCGGCACCAGCTTTGTCGGCGGCATCGGCACCATCACCGGCACGCTGGTGGGGGCGCTGATCATTGCGACGTTGAACAACGGCATGACGCTGATGGGCGTCTCTTACTTCTGGCAATTGGTGATCAAAGGGGCGGTGATCATCATAGCGGTGCTGATCGACAAATACCGTACCCGCAACTATCAACATTAGGTAGCAGAGCTTCAAAACATCGGATAATAACGAGGAAAACACTATGCGTTTCAAGCCATTGATTACCGCTTTGCTGATTACCGCCGCGTTGGGCGGCGCCGCGTCGGCGCAGGCGAAAGAGCTGAAGTCGATCGGGGTGACGGTGGGCGACCTGGCCAACCCGTTCTTTGTACAGATCACCAAGGGCGCCGAGCTGAAGGCGCGCGAGCTGGCGGGCGACAAGGTTAACGTCACGCTGGTGTCGAGCGGTTACGATCTCGGCCAGCAGGTGGCGCAGATTGATAACTTCATCGCCGCCAAGGTGGATATGATCATCCTCAACGCCGCCGATTCCAAGGGCATCGGCCCGGCGGTGAAACGCGCCAAAGACGCCGGCATCGTGGTGGTGGCGGTCGACGTGGCGGCCGAAGGCGCCGACGCCACCATCACCTCGGACAACACCCAGGCCGGGGCGATGGCCTGTAAATACATCAGCGACAGGCTGAAAGAGAAAGGCAATGTGGTGATCATCAACGGGCCGCCGGTCTCTGCGGTGCAAAACCGCGTGGAAGGCTGCATGACCGAGCTGAAGAAACATCCGGACATCAAGCTGCTGTCTTACAACCAAAACGCCAAAGGCAGCCGGGAAGGCGGCCTGGAGATCATGACTTCGCTGCTGGCGGCCAATCCGAAGATCGACGGCGTATTCGCCATCAACGATCCGACGGCGATCGGTGCCGATCTGGCGGCCAAGCAGGCGCAGCGCAGCGAATTCTTTATCGTTGGCGTGGACGGTTCGCCGGACGGGGAAGAAGCGCTCAAGCGCAGCAATTCGCTGTTTGTGGCGACGCCGGCGCAGGATCCGCAGGTAATGGCGGCCAAGGCGGTAGAGATAGGTTACGGCATTCTGCAGGGCAAACCGGCGCCGACCGCACCGGTACTGATCCCGGTAACCATGATCGATAAAAACAACATCGCCGGCTACAAGGGCTGGACGGTGAAATAACCGCCGATCGGGGCCTGCGCGCAGCGGGCCCCCTTTACCGCTTCCGGAGGCGCCATGAATCGTTCCGAAGTGAACCGGATCCTGCAGCAAACCCAGCACTTCTTCGCCCGTTTTGATGTTCATTTGCCGCCCTTCGCCCATTTCAGCCCATCGGTATGGCGCCGGCTCGATCGCCGTTCGTGGCAAGAGGTGTTCGACCTGAAGTTGGGGTGGGACGTCACCGCCTTTGGCGGCGAGGATTTTGCCCGCTGCGGCCTGACGCTGTTCACCCTGCGCAACGGTTCGCCCGGTGGGCGGCCATACGCCAAGGGCTACGCGGAGAAGGTGATGCACTGCCGCGAAGCGCAGGTGACGCCGATGCATTTTCACTGGCGCAAGCGGGAAGACATCATCAATCGCGGCGGCGGCAACCTGATTGTGGAGTTGCACAACGCCGATCCTCAGGAGCACCTGGCCGGGGAGGCGGTGACCGTTACCCTGGACGGCTGTCGCCAGACCCATGCCGCGGGTTCGCGCCTGCGGTTGGCGCCGGGGGAAAGCATCTGCCTGACGCCGGGGATTTACCATAGCTTCTGGGGCGAGGAAGGCTTTGGCGACGTGCTGGTGGGCGAGGTGTCTTCGGTGAATGACGACGACAGCGACAACCGCTTCCTGACGCCGCTTCCCCGCTATAGCGCGATTGAAGAGGACCAGCCGCCGCAGTGGCTGCTGTGCCATGAATATTTGCGCTTTATCGACTGAAGGACAACCGATGTGGCGTTGATTTCACTGGCGCATGCCGGAGCGGCCGGGCTCTGTCAGGCGGCCACCGGTTGGCTGACGTCGGCGGCGAACACATAGCCCAGCCCGCGAATGGTGCGGATCAGCTCGGGCTGGTGGGGATTGATCTCGATCTTGCGCCGCAGCCGCATGATCAGCACGTCGATGGTGCGATCGAACACCTCGAGCGTTTCGCTGTGGGTCAGCTCCAGCAGACGATCGCGCGTCAGCACCTTGCGGGCATGCTGCACCAGCGCCAGCAGCAAGCCGTATTCGCCCTGGGTGAGATCGACGGTTTGTCGCTGCGGGTTTTGCAGGGTGCAGCGGGCGGTGTCCAGGCACCAGCCGTTGAACTGCCAGCCCTCGCTCTTGCCCTGAGCGGCGGCGGGCTCCAGCGCCAGCGCACCGCTGCGGCGCAGCACCGCCTTGGCGCGGGCGACCACCACGCGCGGGTTAAAGGGTTTGGCGATGTAGTCGTCGGCGCCCATTTCCAGGCCAACCACCACGTCGGATTCTGAGCCCATTCCGGTCAGCATCACCACCGGCAGATCCGGCCGCA is drawn from Serratia entomophila and contains these coding sequences:
- a CDS encoding response regulator — its product is MKPAVLIVDDDPAICDVLCDVLNEHVFTVHACHRGSDALTLLNQQPDIALVLLDLILPDTNGLLVLQQIHRLRPDLPVVMLTGMGSESDVVVGLEMGADDYIAKPFNPRVVVARAKAVLRRSGALALEPAAAQGKSEGWQFNGWCLDTARCTLQNPQRQTVDLTQGEYGLLLALVQHARKVLTRDRLLELTHSETLEVFDRTIDVLIMRLRRKIEINPHQPELIRTIRGLGYVFAADVSQPVAA
- the rdgC gene encoding recombination-associated protein RdgC, with product MLWFKNLMVYRLSREVALNADEMEKQLSAFAFTPCGSQDMAKTGWVSPMGSHSDALTHSVNGQIVICARKEEKILPSPVIKQELQAKIERLEGEQHRKLKKTEKDALKDEVLHSLLPRAFSRFNQTFMWIDTVNDLIMVDAASAKRAEDTLALLRKSLGSLPVVPLTMESPIELTLTEWVRSGEMPAGFAIQDEAELKAILEEGGVIRCKKQNLISDEIAVHIEAGKLVTKLAVDWQERIQLMLSDDGSLKRLKFADTLRDQNDDIDRDDFAQRFDADFILMTSELAALIKNTVEALGGEAQR
- a CDS encoding ATP-binding protein, which produces MRRLPFLAGARGRLLMFNLLVVAVTLMVSGVAIVGFNHAGKLQEQVQAQTLKEMNGSMALSRDTSNVATAAIRLSQVVGALEYQSESARLKQTQLALQASLSRLADAPLARSEPELVRRIISRSNALESSVTRMLELGHARHLQRNILLSGLYQSQSTLRHIASMNQHGHPGQPPQALLSQIDRLLSVAIQTPTPKAAAQQLDSVMAYWPPHSPDGLVNDKMRQFRNSQQRLLPETLELEQSDLALAYYTYHIKALVAMLNDDINLYVQKVAGESDLRTHQTHRELSSISIFIALFALLALVITGFAGLYIYRNLGSNLTAIANAMTRLARGERDVGVPALQRRDELGELARAFNVFARNTASLEQTSRLLKEKSTQLETTFLAMRDGFALFDNAGQLVVWNPQYPLLLGLREHQLHRGQHYRELLQHVTPPPGQRWEAVLANLTSELPQPQELRLSDGRTVELRFSPVPNRGVVNVVLERTERKALEEALLHSQKMKAVGQLTGGLAHDFNNLLAVIIGSLELTAGQSQDAQTGQRIARALKAAERGAQLTQRLLAFSRKQALHPQAVVLRALVENLQELLSHSLPPTLSLNIEAQQPGWLAWIDANQLENALINLVVNARDAMEGRSGVVKIRIYNQRVVRSDGKKQDMVALEVIDSGSGMSEEVKVQAFEPFFTTKAVGSGSGLGLSMVYGFVRQSGGRVQIESRPGEGTLVRLQLPRAPTPRAAEAVAVQPEDRDSADHLVLVLEDENDVRQTLCEHLHQLGYLTLDCADGREALALLAQTPDIRLMISDLMLPGELNGAQTIARARALNPQLTTLLISGQDLRQHDAGELADIELLRKPFSQRQLALALQRARRRNASDDAIRRE
- a CDS encoding D-lyxose/D-mannose isomerase, which gives rise to MNRSEVNRILQQTQHFFARFDVHLPPFAHFSPSVWRRLDRRSWQEVFDLKLGWDVTAFGGEDFARCGLTLFTLRNGSPGGRPYAKGYAEKVMHCREAQVTPMHFHWRKREDIINRGGGNLIVELHNADPQEHLAGEAVTVTLDGCRQTHAAGSRLRLAPGESICLTPGIYHSFWGEEGFGDVLVGEVSSVNDDDSDNRFLTPLPRYSAIEEDQPPQWLLCHEYLRFID
- a CDS encoding sugar ABC transporter ATP-binding protein — translated: MSATPILEMHGIAKRFGQFYALKGVDLTVYRGEIHALMGENGAGKSTLMKILAGAYIASSGEIFIDGQPFAIKGPKDALAAGITLIYQEMNLAPNLTVAENIFLGSEIQRGGLVQRRQMLLEAQKVVDRLGAQFSAGDRVMKLTIAEQQQVEIARALHRNSRILVMDEPTAALSSRETQRLFALIKRLRDEGMAIIYISHRMAEVYELSDRVSVLRDGQYVGSLMRDRLSASELVRMMVGRPLSDLFNKEQGMAVGEPRLTLHGLTDGKKIGPIDLQVRAGEIVGLSGLVGAGRSELAQLIFGVRKSTGGTVEIDGKPANIQSPRDAIALGIGFLTENRKEQGLFLDLAAHENIVMATLERDGRYGLLNRRKAQSISRDAIELLNIRVPHAQVRAGGLSGGNQQKLLISRWVAIGPRILILDEPTRGVDVGAKSEIYRIMSQMAQQGVAILMISSELPEVVGMSDRVYVMHEGNIAGQLSGADITQENIMTLATGAEENAANE
- a CDS encoding ABC transporter substrate-binding protein, with the protein product MRFKPLITALLITAALGGAASAQAKELKSIGVTVGDLANPFFVQITKGAELKARELAGDKVNVTLVSSGYDLGQQVAQIDNFIAAKVDMIILNAADSKGIGPAVKRAKDAGIVVVAVDVAAEGADATITSDNTQAGAMACKYISDRLKEKGNVVIINGPPVSAVQNRVEGCMTELKKHPDIKLLSYNQNAKGSREGGLEIMTSLLAANPKIDGVFAINDPTAIGADLAAKQAQRSEFFIVGVDGSPDGEEALKRSNSLFVATPAQDPQVMAAKAVEIGYGILQGKPAPTAPVLIPVTMIDKNNIAGYKGWTVK
- a CDS encoding ABC transporter permease subunit, encoding MTSNPLPPGAKSPTLKRALLGDMMQTVGILPILILIVAVFGFVAPNFFTDANLLNIARQASINIVLAAGMTFIILTGGIDLSVGSMLGTTAVVAMAVSLMPGMAGLSIPLALLAGLGMGLFNGILVAYAGLPPFIVTLGTYTALRGAAYLLADGTTIINSNISFEWIGNAYLGPIPWLVIIAFAVIALCWFILRRTTLGVHIYAVGGNMQAARLTGIKVGAVLLFVYGMSGLLSGLGGVMSASRLYSANGNLGMGYELDAIAAVILGGTSFVGGIGTITGTLVGALIIATLNNGMTLMGVSYFWQLVIKGAVIIIAVLIDKYRTRNYQH